A genome region from Salvia splendens isolate huo1 chromosome 19, SspV2, whole genome shotgun sequence includes the following:
- the LOC121778543 gene encoding metacaspase-1-like, which translates to MLMLVNCSGCHTALQLPRGATSIRCAVCHAITRIADPRSAPPSPYLPATSSSYNNGYNNNYYQPHPPPVPATSNHSQKKAVIIGISYRNTKNELNGCINDAKCMKYMLINRFNFTESSILMLTEEETDPYRIPTKHNIRMAMFWLVKGCKSGDSLVFHYSGHGAQQRNYTGDEIDGFDETLCPLDFETQGMIVDNEINSSIVRPLPAGVKLHAIIDACHSGTVLDLPYLCRMDRNGRYSWEDHRPPSGAWKGTSGGEAISFSGCDDNQTSADTAALSKVTSTGAMTYAFIQAIEKGQGATYGSILNAMRSTIRKTSEELVAGGGPVTTLLTMLLTGGSGVGLRQEPQLSCNERFDVYMKPFSL; encoded by the exons ATGTTGATGCTAGTGAATTGCTCCGGCTGCCACACGGCCCTCCAGCTGCCCCGCGGCGCCACCTCAATCCGCTGCGCCGTCTGCCATGCCATCACCCGCATAGCTGATCCCCGGAGCGCCCCGCCCTCTCCCTACCTTCCCGCTACTTCCTCATCTTATAACAATGGATACAACAACAACTACTACCAACCTCATCCTCCGCCCGTCCCCGCCACCTCGAACCACAGCCAGAAGAAGGCAGTCATAATAGGGATCTCCTATAGGAACACCAAAAATGAGCTTAATGGATGCATCAATGACGCCAAATGTATGAAATATATGCTCATCAACAGGTTCAACTTCACCGAATCCTCAATCCTCATGCTTACTG AAGAGGAAACTGATCCCTACAGAATACCAACCAAACACAATATTAGGATGGCCATGTTTTGGCTCGTCAAAGGTTGTAAGTCAGGGGACTCACTGGTATTCCATTATTCCGGCCACGGGGCGCAGCAGCGGAACTATACTGGAGACGAGATTGATGGGTTCGACGAAACACTATGCCCTCTTGACTTTGAAACACAGGGGATGATCGTCGACAATGAGATCAATTCCAGTATCGTGAGGCCTCTCCCAGCCGGTGTGAAGCTGCACGCAATAATAGATGCATGTCACAGCGGCACAGTGCTTGATTTACCCTATCTTTGCAGAATGGACAG AAATGGAAGGTACTCATGGGAAGACCATCGTCCTCCCTCAGGAGCGTGGAAAGGCACAAGCGGAGGCGAAGCCATATCCTTCAGTGGTTGTGACGATAATCAAACCTCTGCTGATACCGCT GCTCTATCAAAGGTGACGTCTACAGGGGCAATGACCTATGCATTCATCCAAGCAATAGAAAAAGGGCAGGGAGCTACCTACGGGAGTATCTTGAACGCGATGAGGTCTACCATCCGGAAGACTAGTGAGGAGCTAGTTGCTGGAGGGGGTCCTGTCACAACACTACTCACAATGCTATTGACAGGGGGAAGTGGTGTTGGACTGAGACAG GAACCGCAGCTTAGTTGTAACGAGCGATTTGATGTCTACATGAAACCATTTTCACTCTAA